From the genome of Argentina anserina chromosome 4, drPotAnse1.1, whole genome shotgun sequence, one region includes:
- the LOC126792152 gene encoding uncharacterized protein LOC126792152 — protein MSEKDRLFYFLEGLKPWARTELQRQRVQDMASAQAAVERLTDYTFEENSARRNSSFTNVKVNQSVRPGQSKSGGGESRFSNSGGTDKRFSNVRDTASSKSAVSTGVFTPCPFNSAGFTPRPLSCFLCRGPHRVNECPHKTALSALQAQISAKENEDRQEEVEEHSHMGALKFLNAVERQPSVTKKLLPKGLKFVEGSINEKVAKSVMIATGATHNFISEMEALRLGLEYEKDMGHMKAVNSSPSPTVGLSKGVRLKLGNWEGKTDLVVVQMDDFNVILGMEFMLGNKAIPIPNAQNLLVMGERPCVVPAKVVSPSEPRLLSALQLKKGVKHQEPTYVVVPLIKDGSGNEIVPKEIMGILESYKYVMPSELPKELPPRRNVDHEIELLPGTKPPARAPYSMAPPELAELRKQLGDLLEKKHDGTLRLCVDYRALNKVTLRNKYPIPLINDLFDQLSSAKYFTKLDLCLGYHQVCIAKGDEYKTACVTRYRAFEFLVMPFGLTNAPATFCTLMNQVLSDLLDRFVVVYLDDIVIYSSTLKEHVEHLKVVFQRLRDNKLYMKREKCSFAQDTIKFFGHIIERGRIRMDMEKVRAIEEWQSPKNVKELRSFLGLANYYRQFIEKYSKMTTPLTELLKKGMVWNWGEGCEKAFQNLNQAVMKDLVLTLPDLNKPFEV, from the exons ATGTCCGAGAAAGATCGGTTGTTCTATTTCCTCGAGGGATTAAAGCCATGGGCTAGAACGGAGCTTCAAAGACAAAGGGTCCAAGATATGGCCTCCGCTCAAGCGGCAGTTGAGAGGTTAACTGACTACACATTCGAAGAAAACTCTGCAAGAAGAAACTCATCCTTTACGAATGTGAAGGTCAATCAAAGCGTGAGACCAGGACAAAGCAAAAGTGGGGGAGGGGAGTCAAGATTTTCAAATTCTGGAGGAACAGATAAAAGATTTAGCAATGTGAGAGACACAGCTTCGTCCAAGTCAGCAGTCTCAACAGGGGTGTTTACTCCATGCCCATTTAACTCTGCTGGCTTCACCCCGAGACCCCTATCATGTTTCTTATGTAGGGGACCTCATAGAGTAAATGAGTGTCCTCATAAGACTGCTTTGTCAGCTCTACAAGCCCAAATTTCAGCAAAGGAGAATGAGGATCGACAAGAGGAGGTAGAAGAACATAGCCACATGGGGGCATTGAAATTCCTGAATGCGGTTGAAAGGCAGCCCTCTGTGACAAAGAAGCTCTTACCCAAGGGCCTAAAGTTCGTGGAAGGAAGCATAAACGAAAAGGTCGCCAAGAGTGTGATGATAGCCACTGGCGCTACCCACAACTTTATATCGGAAATGGAAGCACTAAGGCTAGGGTTGGAGTACGAGAAAGACATGGGCCACATGAAAGCAGTTAACTCCTCACCCTCTCCCACTGTAGGGTTGTCAAAAGGGGTGCGCCTGAAGTTGGGTAATTGGGAAGGAAAGACAGATTTGGTGGTTGTGCAGATGGACGATTTCAACGTTATATTGGGGATGGAATTCATGCTGGGAAACAAAGCCATTCCCATTCCTAATGCTCAAAATCTGTTAGTAATGGGGGAGAGACCCTGTGTTGTGCCGGCCAAGGTGGTGTCACCAAGTGAGCCTCGCCTTCTGTCGGCCCTCCAACTTAAGAAGGGCGTGAAGCACCAAGAACCGACATATGTTGTCGTCCCCCTGATAAAAGACGGGAGTGGGAACGAGATAGTACCGAAGGAGATCATGGGAATCTTAGAGAGCTATAAATATGTGATGCCATCGGAGTTACCTAAAGAGTTACCACCCAGGAGGAATGTAGATCATGAGATCGAGTTACTCCCAGGGACTAAACCGCCTGCGAGGGCACCATATAGCATGGCCCCTCCAGAGCTGGCAGAATTGAGGAAGCAGCTTGGGGATCTATTGGAG AAGAAACATGATGGGACTTTGCGATTGTGTGTAGACTACCGAGCTCTCAACAAGGTCACCTTGAGGAACAAGTACCCTATACCCCTGATTAATGACTTGTTTGACCAACTTAGTAGTGCCAAGTACTTCACAAAGCTAGACCTTTGCTTGGGGTACCATCAAGTCTGCATCGCAAAAGGGGATGAGTACAAGACAGCATGTGTCACCCGATACAGAGCCTTTGAATTTCTGGTAATGCCGTTCGGATTGACTAATGCACCTGCTACCTTCTGCACATTAATGAACCAAGTCCTCAGCGACCTGTTGGATAGATTTGTGGTGGTGTATCTGGACGACATTGTGATTTATAGTTCCACTTTGAAAGAGCATGTGGAACACTTGAAGGTGGTGTTTCAACGGTTGCGAGACAACAAGTTGTATATGAAGCGAGAAAAGTGCTCCTTCGCGCAAGATACCATAAAGTTCTTCGGTCATATCATAGAGAGGGGAAGAATCAGGATGGATATGGAGAAAGTAAGGGCCATTGAAGAGTGGCAGAGTCCCAAGAATGTGAAGGAATTGCGCTCTTTCCTTGGACTAGCCAATTACTACCGGCAGTTCATTGAGAAGTACTCTAAAATGACAACTCCCTTAACCGAACTGTTGAAGAAGGGAATGGTGTGGAACTGGGGCGAAGGCTGCGAGAAGGCCTTCCAAAACTTAAATCAAGCCGTTATGAAAGATCTTGTTCTTACCCTGCCAGATTTGAACAAGCCATTTGAAGTGTAG